aattgtatgaactttatgGTTAcctattttaaataatgtatttagaACTAAAAGTTGTGCAAGTGATATTTTTCTGATATGAAGGAAattaaagtttgaaatttaaatgtgTTAAAAATATACCATATAAAGTTTATGAAaactaaattatatttaatgctttctaataaatttctaataaatttttaacaaaactcAATAGAAGGAATTGATATAAATCAACCATTGTGAGATCAATCTACCTATGTTCATAGATGGAAACATTTTGCTTTCATTAATGATTGTTATATAGTAATTAAGTTCAAAAAAGAATTATGGAAGGCAAAACAATGCTGCAATGATTATTGGtatctaaattatatattaaatatcgcAGGTAAAAAATACCATTATTTACCAAAGGCATAGAAAACCCTTTTACGCACCCTAGAGTAGCAATGGTGATGGTACTTCCGAATATATTGTCACGAGAGTGGACATGTCCCTACCATATCTGCTCCTTATTTCAGTAGTAAGCAAGCAATTAAGCTGTATTGTTTCTACCAACgtagataataaattttacatacCATTGAGATTTTTTTGTGTACCATAGTATGGCACGCAAAACCACCTTCACAACTCACCTTCAATGATTTTCAGTGTAAATGATTCGTTGTTGACTAGTTTATTTCAATAGCTACTGATTGCGATTCCTTCGTTCCTTGCGTTGTTTCCTCGATATAAGTAAGGAACGCGATATTCATTTAATGTTcgcataaaaaatatttaagaataatAATGTTTGAATCAGTTAGCTCAATGAATCCATCATTACTGAAGTTGTGTCCATCTGACTACAAGAGTTTagaaaaaatatcaaagaacCTGTGAACAAAGTTTATTACTATAAAGGACTGTGACATAAAAGTCCAATCCAATGTTTTAGTAGAATCTTTCCGTTCGCATAGTTTGTTTAATTATTGTGACGAATGTCTGATGTTTATATTgagaaaataaatgtatttaggTAAAAAGTTCTTATTGCTAAAAGATGGCGTATTAATAACAATTAGTGAACAATATCtacattcttcttctttttcttcatttttatagGTATAGGTCCTGGCATTTTGAATACTGTACTGCAAGAAAATGACAAATGAAAAACATAAATTAGTTCTCATTAGTTTTacaataaataattgtaataaattaatgcTATTAAATTACTTACTGACACGTAGTGCATATTGGACTAAATTTGCAAAATACTGTAGGACAAAAATAATCATTATTGTGTTATATGcatttgtacaataatattaagacaattttgtttttttttccttactTGACAAACATATGGAGCATACATAGCCAATATCAATAAGTTCTTGATGGCAAAAACATGCTGCACGATAATCAACTTTCACTGGTGGCGGTAATACTAATTTTGACCTAATATTTGGATCTGGCAAGAATATCCACTAAACAAACAAATGTTtatgcataaataaaataaatcatgCACATAAAAGATgtaacattatattatattttccttactaataaatattgtaacagtCCACTTAATTGTGGTACTTTCAAATAATTTCCACCAGTGATATCACAGCCTTGTTGAAGTAAGGTCAATTCTTGATCTAAACTGCATACATCTAATATTATTCCCTAGATATTACAAGGATGAACCATTAGTTTTACTTTCAAATCTAAAAAGTACAAATGAGCAAAATTACAACATACCATTTTTTGAGCAGTGAAGAAAATGTTCATATAATTCATGTATTGCATTGCAGAGTCATTACTTGCTGTGATTACAAGTATtcttgaatataatttttcaacagcaactttttctctctctaatCTTGCAACATAGCACAGTGCCATTGTCAATGCCCCAGATATCAGACTTTCACCATTTAATGGTTTATCCATAGAAATCTCATTAATAACCAATTGCAATTGATGCCTCACAGTACGTTCTACCAttgtaaatttttcatattGTCCATCAATTTGCCGAATTTCAGATGGCTTTTCACAGGGATATAAAAATGTTGCTCTATGACTATGACATGCTATTACGGCCAATTGATTGTTAGATGATTGCATTAAATGGGCATTAGCAAATACAATAGTGGAATCTAAACATTGTGTTAATATCCTTGTTTCTTGCTTCACAATTCTTTGCATTGGGTTTACATCTAACACAATTACCAGTAAGCTTGTTTCTATTtctgaaagaaataaaataatcttataaatttatataaattacaaaCCTTCATAGATCATCCTATCATCTTAATGAaactgtttcgtttaaaaagatAAAACATTGACTTGGTTAGAGGTTAAATAACTTAAACTTACCACTTGTCATTGTGAATCAAGATGAATTCAATTATTGTATTTAACAATCACAAATGTAaactttttttaacattttttaaggaTTCATCCCAGATCTCTAACTTTATTCACAAATTTTACTACTTAAGTATACAACTAAATCGTAAATAAACTGTGCCCTCAATGAGTTTCGATAAGTGTAACTATTAATGATCGAAGTGTAACTATTAACACTCACCGGGTTATAAAAGTTTGACATTTTGGatctgtaaaaatatttcaaattcacgTGTAGAGTTgataaaaaaggaaataaaagagTTATAGTCTCAATTTGTTTTGACTTCATGTCGTGTATAGTTTTGATCGAGTCAACaaaaaatcaataaaaaaatacgaaatcttATCTGTTCACGATTATTTCATATTTACCAAATGGAGCAAAATTATACAGCCAAAATCGTAACATGACTCATAATAAGAGACATAGTCTTTAAAAAAACGTAATAAGAAGTCAATGTCTAAATGATCAGTGATTTCTTTAAAAGTTCCCGCGTAAAATTTCGCACACAATTATAGCATGCGCAAATTATCCATGCGAAAATGCGCATGGTTGCATACGTAAGTATTTTCTGTACGTTACAGTTGATTGGGCGGAGAAAAACGGAATAGTGTGAAATATCATTGAGGTCACTGAGGTGTCTTTGAAAGGTTATTGAATGTCTTCTCGAATTTGAAATCAGTCACATTCACGTTTGAAGTACGTTGCGAATATGTTACCCCGATTTTTGAAACCCACGTTGACCGTCGCTCAACATGGAGCGAAGCAATTATCAACGAGTGCTAGAGTGAGTTTCTTTAAACTTATAATgtagttaaataaataaattttattttcttctattcatACGTTACATGCCTCATCTTTAAAGAGGATCAAATTTTGTGCAAAATACAGGATCATTATGCGTTCaatcgattacagtggagttAGCTTTCACCATACTTCGTGGTATAAAATCAAAATTCAGTTATGCAACTGTGAATTTCATTTGGCGTGAAACATGTTGCATTTAGAAGATAAATGTTACTCTTAATAAAATTGGATTGTTACTGTAGAACATTATCGATCGGAATGTGATCGATATTTGTTTAACGTGGCTGTGACGTGTGTGTTAATATTAGTGACATAGAAATGAAATTCTCGAAAGTCAACTATCAAAAGAAATGTGAGTGataatttctattaattatCATGCTATTTTTCAGCGCGATATCAAGGTCGCCGTCATGGGTGCCAGCGGTGGAATCGGGCAACCATTATCACTGCTCTTAAAACAATCGCCCCTTGTGAGCGAATTATCATTGTACGATATTGTGAACACACCAGGTGTTGCTGCTGATCTTTCGCACATGAACACGCCAGCAAAAGTAAAAGCCTTTACAGGTCCTAATGAATTGAAAGATTCAGTCAAAGGAGTAGAGGTGTGTTTTTCAAATTGGTTAATAAATAAGTCAATTATGAttttgcttaaaaaaaaaaatctctttttatttattgtatttttctagGTGGTCATTATACCTGCTGGTGTACCTCGTAAACCAGGAATGACTAGGGATGACCTTTTCAATACAAATGCTTCTATAGTAAGAGATCTTGTCCAGGCTGTGGCAGAAATGTCTCCAAAGGCACTCATTGCTATTATTTCTAATCCAGTTAATAGCACTGTGCCCATTGCTTGCGAGGTATTGCAAAAAGCTGGTGTTTTTGATCCTAAGCGAGTATTTGGTGTAACCACACTGGATGTTGTCAGAGCTAATACATTCATCGCCGAAGCAAaagttaatataaaatataatttatagcaTTTAAAAGTTGCTTAAGTCAAGTATCTAATTTAAATCTATTCCTTAGGGCCTTAGTCCACAAAGCACATCTGTGCCAGTCATTGGAGGTCACAGTGGTATCACTATTATTCCACTGATTTCACAGTGCATACCACCAGTTTCTATCCCACAAGACCAAGTGAAAGCTCTTACTGGACGAATCCAGGAAGCTGGTACAGAGGTTGTTAAGGCAAAAGCTGGTACTGGCTCTGCTACGCTTTCTATGGCGTACGCGGGTGCTCGATTCGGTGTGTCATTGATTAGGGCATTGAATGGAGAATCGGGTATTATAGAATGTGCCTATGTCAAATCCGATGTCACAGAGGCTAAATACTTTTCCACACCTATCTTGTTGGGTGTAAGTACATTTTAACGATGAAACATCCAtttgtatacaaaatattatgTTTTCGTCACCGTTTCAGAAAGAAGGAGTCGCGAAGAACTTAGGTCTTGGGAAACTTAACGAGTATGAAAGGACTTTAGTGCAGAACGCGATTCCAGAACTCAAGAAGAACATTCAAAAGGGAGAAGATTTTGTGAACAAGAAGAAGTGAATACTGCAAATCTAGATATTAAAAAGAGGCACGATGAATCAAAATCGGATAGGAGTCGAAGATTTTAAgtatttattgtaaaaatacttGTGTTGTACGTGAATCAAGCAATTATTGAAGAAATGTGAATCCTTTATACCTGTTAAACGATAGatgaacgtatatcgtgtacagTATAGATCACAACAAAACCCGTTTTTATATAACAATAATTTGACAAACGTATAAAACCTGGAAGGTGAAAATAAaaggttttattattttcaaagtaaTACTCGTTCACAGGCctcattaaaagaaaaaacagatATCGAAACGTAAAATATGATGTAGTtaagttaaaaataaatgttctttAACTAGAAAACaaagttaaattattttcattattatctTTGTCATTTTTCCTACACAAAAAATCATTGtttattaatacaatttaaaagaatttataatttatttaatataaataagtacctatattgaacagtatcaTATTCTAATCGTTGATTCTCTCAAAATATTCATACCTTTTTTTGTTCGTAATCGTCGAACTTGCTATATATAGATATTAATGTGAAAGATAAAGTATCTGCAGAAGAAATTGCTATGATAAGGGACAAAAATTACAAGAGACTTCAAcagaaacaaaatttgtttcaattgcAAAAGATACTACTATAGAAAGTAGTCTCATTTAGTACGATTGATACCACAGAAAATATCATAGATACCAGAGTGTTCTcttaagaaaaacaaaaagaggGTTACTAATGTCATTGCCCTGAATGCTTTAATCGTAGAAATCGGTGATCTGGAGGAAGTCAGCAGGAAATTGACTGAAAACAATGAAACACTGATGCAGGAACCAAAGAAGTCGCACAAAGCGTTGGAGAACATGCGAACAAGGTCTCCCAAACTTCCACCTCCTCCTTCAATGTCCATTGATTTTTAGGTCATTCTCGCCGGTGTATGTTTCTCCTCCGCCTTCTCTTCCGTTGGTCCACTTCTGGATGCAGTCGATTACACCCACCACTTCGAAGAACGACAGAAGCGCTAGGACGCCCTCGAGAAAGTGCTCAACGATACTGTTTAATAGGCCAGCTATAACTGTTGAGGATTTACTGAAGATGACCTTAAGAAAGCACTAGAGTAGGTTAAGATAAATCACAAGGATTCTCGTTTCCGCTAATTGGAACATAAGAATATGGTTTGACGATTAGACAAAATTCAGGATTTGTATTGATCTCAATATAAGAAGCACTGCAAGCTTCTcgagtttaaataattttaaaaagaatgttTTAAAATCTACACGCTTGTAGAGTAATACAATTTGATTGCGTTAATTGTTCCGCAATCTTCATACTCGAAGGGTTACTGAAAAATCACAAGATCATCTGTGTAGCTAGGAAACAACGCGCgataaaatttcttgcatttttCTCGCAAATTCCGCAAAACCTACAATGATCGAATACGAGTCACACTCTTTATCTCGAGACAATAttaagaaacattaataaattctttaCTTCCTTGATAGCAGATGTCCaggataatttatttaattaatgtatCACGTTTTAAACACATAACACGCTTGAAACAAGAGGATGGAATTATTTAGACTTAGAATTTTCATTTTGGTCTCAAAAATTAATCTCATTATCGAACAACATACTGTGTCTTGACTCTTACTACAGCTTTAAATTTCAATTGCTGACTTTAcaacaaaaatgaataaaatatacttCTCTTTGTATACAGTTCCACGATCACCACTGTTGAAAATGTCAAACTTATAATGAATTGAAGTCGACCAGAGACTTAAATTAGACATTTTACTTtaactttaaaaataaataaatcattataaaaaatattttattccacattGATTCTTGGTCTGGCTTAAAATTtccgttttttcttttacagGTATAAATAAAACATTCGCCCTCTATAAACATAGTGGTAATCGGAAAAAGGAATAAAACTCTTCAATCTTGTACCTTCTTTGGTCTTGCAAAATACGTTTCACCTGCGTATGGATAAAAAGAAGGTAATTGATGGAGAGAGATTTAAAAATTcaggagaaaagaaggaatatCATACCGGGACCAAGGAAACCAGTCGTATCCTTAAACATGCTGTCGTAGTGTGAAATTAAAGTTTGCCATACGTAGAATAACCAACTGAAATCTCCAATGAATGTTCGCACGATCAAAATGCGAATTGGGTCGAGTCTGTTTCCGATCTTGACGTTAAGTGACGACTCTTTGGAACGAATCCTGAAACAGGTGGACGTCAATAGGCGTAGACCAAAGCGTCTCTTATCGAGCGCGTCGAACTTTCGTGATGTCAGTATCACGAAAGATAAACACCCGCAGAGTACTGACACGAAAGATAGCAGTTCTCGATCCATGATTGCGTAATCacgttgtaaaataattgttaagcgATCAACGGAACGATAAATGGTGCAATGTTAGCGAATAaggatatattatatttttataatttatatagcaTGTGTATTACCGAACAATGTTAGCGTATAAGGATATTTTATAATCGATTGTCTAATTTGTATAGCATGTGTATTACTGAGTAATATTAGcaaataagaatattttgtaattaattgtcTAATTTGTATAGCCTGTGTATTACTGAACAATAAAGGCACACGAGTAGATGACCCTCTAATTATTCTGAGCAGTGTATTTAGCAGAGTGTTAATGTTACAGGAAGTTCTATCTCGTTTAAAGTTATTATCTTTAAAGTAACAGGAATCACCATTTTCTGTATGGTATAGCGACATTTtatatattgaaatattcttggTATACGTTGAGAAGAGTTCAACAATGTGTAGGAATTCTAACGAACGAATTCCACGGAATTATAATTTATGTATAGTAACAAGATGATTGTAGTTTACAGACGATATTGTTAAATAGATTTAAATTGCATGTGCTGCGCCAATGCATACAttaaatttttctcttttcattaTACATTAAATTATGATTCTATGAAAGACACTCCTCAAAACTGATACACATTGTTGAACTTACTCTGGTGTACGCCGCAACATTTGGTAAAGAGATACCGTTTCATTTAATGCATTTTATAGTATTAGTAAtctttaaaatattgtataacatatagtgttgGATGATTCACTCTGTACACAACACTGCGATACAAAGAAAACGCCTTGAACGCTTAATTTTAATCTCTCGACTAATGTACCgatatttaatcaaatatttaacattaataaagatctgaaaaaagaaacgaatagagagttGTAATTACTTTATTTGTAGCTTTCACGTGTGTGGTTTTACAGAAAAAGGTCGTATCCGGTGTAATCGCATTGATTGTAGTAGAACAGAGCGTGAAACGCATGCGAATCGAAATAAAGACAGATTTAGCCTCCTCCAAATGACGATAAATTTCGATATCCAGGTCTAATTATTCGCTCGTGAATTGGGTTAGCGACAAGATGGAATGATCCGAAGATAATTACAGATACaactaataatattataatacagaGAGACAAGAGAGACAAGTAGTACATCTAATAGTAGATGGAATAATAGATGTGTCTTTATAAAAATCGACTAAGCACGCACAACGATACTGGATAAAGGATAAGAAGCGGTCTCAATCGATACACCGATCGTCTATCTTCTTTAAGAACTCCTACGGGCAACTCAGGTGTCGAAGACTACCTACGATTTTATTTTAGCCGGAAGTACTCTCTAAGTTTCCATATTTTACCATTGTTTACGAGTCACGCTATATCGTAGACGACAATAATGGTATCGCGCGTTGGGCTACTTCATCTTGTTTTTAATCCATCGTGTAAGCAAGTAATTGGATGAGGTATCGTTACAGTTTATCGTCGTTTGGAATTCACTACACCATTCGTTGCCATCCGACAAGTTTTATTGTACCTAAATTTGCCCAAGACTTGTCGCTCGTACGCGTAGATGTCCAATGCACGTTACACGTATCCGTAAACTCATATTAACTCTAAACCGATGATTCCGGGGTTTCCCTAGGCTCCCACTGTTCTTCCATCCCTTTTCACACAGTTCCATTACCTTCGAATCTATCTTCCAcgcgatttcaatttttctcgaacTCTCTTCGACGATACAAACTGTTCTTTCCAATATTCGCACGAACGATTCGCATCGATCGGTTTTCCACGATACCCTAATTTACGCTCTTATAATTATTCGCATATACTTACTTACGGTGCCGTTGATATTACTTTGAGTTATTCTTTGTAACGTACTTTATAACATGattatcaatttttatcgttattaatACCTAAATACAGGGGCACGATGCACACCGATTTCTAGGCAGAGCTCGATTCTGCGCGTTCCCTTCGCCTTTTTACGTTAATACACCTCGCTTTTTTGCTGCACGCTTGCACGGATCACGATCATCCTCATCGCCATTGCAAGGAAACTGTGCGAGTCCGTGATCAGATTCACGCAGTTTTTTTGCTACCAGCATACAGAGACGGTCAGAAATTTTGTTTATGGTACCACGTAAAAGTGAAATGCAGTTCTTACAACTCTTATTTTATACActaaactcttaacaagaacaGTAGTTTCGAGTTTAGAAACAATTCTAAAGATCCTGGCCGTTACACACGTTAATTTCACGAAAACACCAATGCTCTGTGACTAAGTCAGACAAGAAATTTCTGACCGTCGCTATTTActccaacgaataaataaatggtcGATGTCGTATCGCTAAGCTTACCTCGTTAACATGCGCAAACGAATTTCGCGTGAGACTAACGAACGAATCGTCTAAAGTCGCTGGAATGTTTAGAAACGGAAGTCGACGGAACGGTTCATCGATAAAAAGGTGAACGGACGCCACGGGCAGATATCAACCAAGATACAGTGGAATCGAGGAAAGTGATAGCGAAAGTGAGCGCGGGTGAAAAAAGTCGGAATACAATCGTTTATTCTGTAATTCGTTATACCACAGCGATCGTTTATAGTTTTACACAATGGGGGCGGGGGGGATGTATGAAAAAGTACAACCACAA
The sequence above is drawn from the Ptiloglossa arizonensis isolate GNS036 chromosome 1, iyPtiAriz1_principal, whole genome shotgun sequence genome and encodes:
- the Tfb4 gene encoding transcription factor B4 isoform X2, whose protein sequence is MTSEIETSLLVIVLDVNPMQRIVKQETRILTQCLDSTIVFANAHLMQSSNNQLAVIACHSHRATFLYPCEKPSEIRQIDGQYEKFTMVERTVRHQLQLVINEISMDKPLNGESLISGALTMALCYVARLEREKVAVEKLYSRILVITASNDSAMQYMNYMNIFFTAQKMGIILDVCSLDQELTLLQQGCDITGGNYLKVPQLSGLLQYLLWIFLPDPNIRSKLVLPPPVKVDYRAACFCHQELIDIGYVCSICLSIFCKFSPICTTCHTVFKMPGPIPIKMKKKKKNVL
- the Tfb4 gene encoding transcription factor B4 isoform X3, whose translation is MQRIVKQETRILTQCLDSTIVFANAHLMQSSNNQLAVIACHSHRATFLYPCEKPSEIRQIDGQYEKFTMVERTVRHQLQLVINEISMDKPLNGESLISGALTMALCYVARLEREKVAVEKLYSRILVITASNDSAMQYMNYMNIFFTAQKMGIILDVCSLDQELTLLQQGCDITGGNYLKVPQLSGLLQYLLWIFLPDPNIRSKLVLPPPVKVDYRAACFCHQELIDIGYVCSICLSIFCKFSPICTTCHTVFKMPGPIPIKMKKKKKNVDIVH
- the Tfb4 gene encoding transcription factor B4 isoform X1 → MTSEIETSLLVIVLDVNPMQRIVKQETRILTQCLDSTIVFANAHLMQSSNNQLAVIACHSHRATFLYPCEKPSEIRQIDGQYEKFTMVERTVRHQLQLVINEISMDKPLNGESLISGALTMALCYVARLEREKVAVEKLYSRILVITASNDSAMQYMNYMNIFFTAQKMGIILDVCSLDQELTLLQQGCDITGGNYLKVPQLSGLLQYLLWIFLPDPNIRSKLVLPPPVKVDYRAACFCHQELIDIGYVCSICLSIFCKFSPICTTCHTVFKMPGPIPIKMKKKKKNVDIVH
- the Mdh2 gene encoding malate dehydrogenase 2, translated to MLPRFLKPTLTVAQHGAKQLSTSARRDIKVAVMGASGGIGQPLSLLLKQSPLVSELSLYDIVNTPGVAADLSHMNTPAKVKAFTGPNELKDSVKGVEVVIIPAGVPRKPGMTRDDLFNTNASIVRDLVQAVAEMSPKALIAIISNPVNSTVPIACEVLQKAGVFDPKRVFGVTTLDVVRANTFIAEAKGLSPQSTSVPVIGGHSGITIIPLISQCIPPVSIPQDQVKALTGRIQEAGTEVVKAKAGTGSATLSMAYAGARFGVSLIRALNGESGIIECAYVKSDVTEAKYFSTPILLGKEGVAKNLGLGKLNEYERTLVQNAIPELKKNIQKGEDFVNKKK
- the LOC143147014 gene encoding uncharacterized protein LOC143147014, whose protein sequence is MDRELLSFVSVLCGCLSFVILTSRKFDALDKRRFGLRLLTSTCFRIRSKESSLNVKIGNRLDPIRILIVRTFIGDFSWLFYVWQTLISHYDSMFKDTTGFLGPGETYFARPKKVQD